A region from the Eulemur rufifrons isolate Redbay chromosome 21, OSU_ERuf_1, whole genome shotgun sequence genome encodes:
- the ADORA2A gene encoding adenosine receptor A2a, with protein sequence MGSWVYIMVELVIAVLAILGNVLVCWAVWINSNLQNVTNYFVVSLAVADIAVGVLAIPFAITISTGFCAACHGCLFIACFVLVLTQSSIFSLLAIAIDRYIAIRIPLRYNGLVTGTRAKGIIAICWVLSFAIGLTPMLGWNNCGQPKEGKNHSQGCGDGQVACLFEDVVPMNYMVYYNFFACVLVPLLLMLGVYLRIFLAARRQLKQMESQPLPGERTRSTLQKEVHAAKSLAIIVGLFALCWLPLHIINCFTFFCPECSHAPLWLMYLAIILSHTNSVVNPFIYAYRIREFRQTFRKIIRSHVLRQREPFKAAGTSARALAAHGSDGEQVSLRLNGHPPGVWANGSAPHPERRPNGYALGLVSGGSAHESHGDMGLSDVELLGHELKDVFPESPSLEDPLAQDGAGVS encoded by the exons ATGGGCTCCTGGGTGTACATCATGGTGGAGCTGGTCATTGCCGTGCTGGCCATCCTGGGCAACGTGCTGGTGTGCTGGGCCGTGTGGATCAACAGCAACCTGCAGAACGTCACCAACTACTTCGTGGTGTCGCTGGCGGTGGCCGACATCGCGGTGGGCGTGCTCGCCATCCCCTTCGCCATCACTATCAGCACCGGTTTCTGCGCCGCCTGCCACGGCTGCCTGTTCATCGCCTGCTTTGTCCTGGTCCTCACGCAGAGCTCCATCTTCAGCCTCCTGGCCATCGCCATTGACCGCTACATCGCCATCCGCATCCCGCTGCG GTACAATGGCTTGGTGACTGGCACAAGGGCCAAGGGCATCATTGCCATCTGCTGGGTGCTGTCATTTGCCATCGGCCTGACTCCCATGCTGGGCTGGAACAACTGCGGTCAGCCGAAAGAGGGCAAAAACCACTCGCAGGGCTGCGGGGACGGCCAGGTGGCCTGTCTGTTCGAGGACGTGGTGCCCATGAACTACATGGTGTATTACAACTTCTTTGCTTGTGTACTGGTGCCCCTGCTGCTCATGCTGGGCGTCTACTTGCGGATCTTCCTGGCAGCCCGGCGACAGCTGAAGCAGATGGAGAGCCAGCCGCTGCCCGGGGAGCGGACTCGGTCCACGCTGCAGAAGGAGGTCCACGCGGCCAAGTCGCTGGCCATCATCGTGGGGCTCTTCGCCCTCTGCTGGCTGCCCCTGCACATCATCAACTGCTTCACCTTCTTCTGCCCGGAGTGCAGCCACGCCCCTCTGTGGCTCATGTACCTGGCCATCATCCTCTCCCACACCAATTCTGTTGTGAATCCCTTCATCTACGCCTACCGCATCCGTGAGTTCCGCCAGACCTTCCGCAAGATCATTCGCAGCCACGTCCTGAGGCAGCGAGAACCCTTCAAGGCAGCCGGCACCAGTGCCCGGGCCTTGGCAGCTCACGGCAGTGACGGAGAGCAGGTCAGCCTCCGCCTCAATGGCCACCCGCCAGGGGTGTGGGCCAACGGCAGCGCTCCCCATCCTGAGCGCCGGCCCAATGGCTACGCCCTGGGGCTGGTGAGTGGGGGGAGCGCCCATGAGTCCCACGGGGACATGGGTCTCTCTGACGTGGAGCTCCTTGGCCACGAGCTCAAGGACGTGTTCCCAGAGTCCCCCAGCCTAGAGGACCCCCTGGCCCAGGATGGAGCAGGAGTGTCCTGA